From Halomarina ordinaria:
AGGAGCGCGGGACCCGTCTGCGGCCCGTCGGTGAACGTCCCGTCGTCGAGTCGGCGGTCGACGGTCCAGTCCGCGACGCTCCGCGCCGCCTCGAAGTAGTCGGGGTCGAGCACCTGCCCGGCGGTGACGAGCGCCCCGAGGACGCGCGCCTGGTCCGCGAGGAGCCCCCGTTCGCCCTCGCTCCGGGCGTAGTGCGCCACCGCCCCGTCGTCGACGAGCGTCTCCCGGACGTGGTCGAGCGCGCGCCGGGCGTAGCGCCCCGCCGCCTCGTCGTCGGTGTAGGCGTGCAGGCGCAGGAGGGCGTCGACCGCGAGGCCGTTGCGGTCGGCGAAGACCGTCCCGTCGACGTGTGGGGGGTCGGCCGCCTCGCGCTCGCTGGCCTCCAGCGTGTAGTAGTCGCCGCCGGCCTGGCTCCCCGCGAAGGCATCGCCCGACCAGAGGGTCGTCGTGAGGTAATCGCGCGTCCCGAGGGCGGCGTCGCGGTAGGTGGTCTCGCCCGTGTAGAGGTAGGCGTTGGCGAACGCCCGGGCGACAGCGGCGTTCTCGTCGAGCAGTTTCTCGCGGTGGGGGTCGCTCCAGTCGCGGCCGGTCGCGTAGCGGTAGAAGCCGCCGCCGTAGGTGTCGTAGAGGTGGGTGTGGACGGCCTCGAGCGTGCGCAGGGCGCGGTCGCGGTCGCGCTTGAGGGCGAACTCCACCGTCCGGGGGAGGGGGAACTTCGCGTCGACGCCCCAGCCGCCGTACTCCTCGTCGAAGGCCGAGCGCACCTGTTCGAGCATGTGGCCCTCTACCTCGCCGTCGAGGTGGCCCCGGGGGGGTTCGGGGTCCCGGAGCGCGCGGGGGACGCGGCCGGCGTCCTCGCCGCGCTCGTCCCACACCTCGCGGACCCGTTCGAGGACCGTCCGCAGGTTCTCGGTGGTCATGTACGTCGCGCCGCTCACGATGTCGCCGCTCGGCGTGAGGACCACCGTCGAGGGGAACCCGCCCATCTGGTAGCGCTCGCGGACGCGCGGGTGGCGGTCGATGTCGACCCGGACGGGGACGAAGTCGTCGTGGATGTTGGCCGCGACGCTCGGGTTCGAGTAGGCCTCCTCGTCCATCCGCGCGCACCAGTGACACCAGGGCGCGGTCAGCGAGAGCAACACGGGGCGGTCGGCGGCGCGGGCCTCCTCGAAGGGGGCCGGCCCCCACTCGTGCCACTCGACCAGCGTCTCGTCGTCCATGCCCCGGGTTGGGACGACGCGCGAAAGCCTGTTACGACTCGGACGCGCGGCGTGTGCGCCCGAACGGGGCAAGCCGGAACAGGTTTCCCGCCGCGAGGGATAGTGTGGGTATGCTCCGGGTCATCGGGCTGTTGCTGCTCATCCCGCTCTTCGATATCCTGGTCCTCGTCGCGCTGTCGGTCCGCTTCCTCGGTCCCGTCGCGACCATCGCGCTCGTCGTCCTGACCGCCCTCGTCGGCATGTTGCTCGTCCGCGCGGAGGGGCGTCACACGCTCCGGAAGATTCAGGCGAAGCTCTCCCGCGGGGAGATACCCGACGACGAGGTGGTCGACGGCGCCCTGCTCATCGCCGCGGGTGCGTTCCTGCTCACGCCGGGCATCGTCACCGACGCAATCGGGTTGTTGCTCGCCCTCCCGCCGACGCGCTATCCCGTCCGCGTGGCGGTGAAGAAGTTCGTCGTCACGCCCTACGTCGACGCGAAGACGGAGGGCTTCACGACCGGCCGGGTGTACACCGGCGGGTTCCCCCAGGAGGAGACCAGCTACGAGGGCGACGAGGAGTACACCATGGGCGACGACGAGTACAGCGTCGACCGCGGCTCCGGAAGCGACAACTGACGGACGCGAATTCGACACACGTCGGCGCCGAAGAGAAACCCTTAATTGTGCTACTGCAGTACCACCGAGTGCGTCCAATGGGTCGGTAGCTCAGCCAGGTATGAGCGCTCGGCTGATAACCGGGAGGTCCGCGGTTCAAATCCGCGTCGACCCATCGCGCTCCGGTCGCCGTGACCGGACCGAACACAACGGGCGCGACCTCCCCAGCCACTTCATCTCGACGCCACCCCCCGAGCGGTGACTCCGTCGACGGTCCTCGCCGGTCTCGGTCGTCCCGTGTCGATACCCGGGAGTCCCGATTCCCTCTATCAGTCAGGCGACTGTATTAGACGTGCGATAGTTCCACACGAAACGAGGGGGTTCGTCACCCTCCAGCACGGTCGGTCCCTCTGGCGGCGGTCCGCGGACGCGCCAACCC
This genomic window contains:
- a CDS encoding DUF255 domain-containing protein — protein: MDDETLVEWHEWGPAPFEEARAADRPVLLSLTAPWCHWCARMDEEAYSNPSVAANIHDDFVPVRVDIDRHPRVRERYQMGGFPSTVVLTPSGDIVSGATYMTTENLRTVLERVREVWDERGEDAGRVPRALRDPEPPRGHLDGEVEGHMLEQVRSAFDEEYGGWGVDAKFPLPRTVEFALKRDRDRALRTLEAVHTHLYDTYGGGFYRYATGRDWSDPHREKLLDENAAVARAFANAYLYTGETTYRDAALGTRDYLTTTLWSGDAFAGSQAGGDYYTLEASEREAADPPHVDGTVFADRNGLAVDALLRLHAYTDDEAAGRYARRALDHVRETLVDDGAVAHYARSEGERGLLADQARVLGALVTAGQVLDPDYFEAARSVADWTVDRRLDDGTFTDGPQTGPALLSRPLRPLETTVELADALVDLSLATGEERYRTVAEDALSAFAGARHRMGVEVAGYATAASRVVRDPLVVRVADAPGSDLHRAAWRVADHEKVVVPGADGEPGTARVVVDGEAADPVETPAELDRRVRQSS
- a CDS encoding FxsA family protein, producing the protein MLRVIGLLLLIPLFDILVLVALSVRFLGPVATIALVVLTALVGMLLVRAEGRHTLRKIQAKLSRGEIPDDEVVDGALLIAAGAFLLTPGIVTDAIGLLLALPPTRYPVRVAVKKFVVTPYVDAKTEGFTTGRVYTGGFPQEETSYEGDEEYTMGDDEYSVDRGSGSDN